The following nucleotide sequence is from Apium graveolens cultivar Ventura chromosome 4, ASM990537v1, whole genome shotgun sequence.
AATGAATAAGTACAAATATTTCCATTTCTCTTCAAATTTGAACTCGGGAATATGGTATGATTTTGCAcgcttaataaatttttaaatctCAAGATTTGCACATGTGATTCACAAATGTTCCTTTTTATTTCTAACGTACAGAAAACGTATTTTTTAATTTTGGATTGGGAAAAAAATTGAAGGACCGGAAAAAAACTCGATGTAAATTGAGAGATTCAAGATTAAAAAGATATGTTTTCAGGACAAAAATAAACACTTTTGAACTATAAGAACGGATGAATATGTTCATGCGTAGCAAAAAAAGGAATATGTTCATGCAAATCCCAGGATTAAAAGATTATTAAGAACTTCTACAATATACCTCTAATATACTGGCTTAATGGTATCTTAAATTCAAAATTTAAGAAATTTGACATAAAATATCACTTCAAGAAACTCCTATCAATCCTTTAAAAATTTGATATGCTCTTCATCttacttatttttatttttaaagaatCTTATCTCATTCCTTATTCagtttatatgaataaaatattcatttccCTCCATTCTAATATTCTTTTTCTTGTCTTTCTCTCTTTCCTTcctatattataataataaaaaggAGTCTATATAAGGAATATTGTTAGAATTAATTTTtcttataatattttaaattactaaaattctaatattttataataatatttataaggaATGGATAAAGAGGCTCTTCAAGATGTTTTTGGCGAAGTTTGTATCGTtaaaattctttattttgagttgtaCTCACACTTAGGGGGCTTTAATTAAAGGTTTTTTTGGTACTTACTCAATTATGAGAGGGAGTTTattcatttcagattttaaatATTGATAATAATTATGAGAGGGATTTTGACAGAGTTTATAAAGAGATCTTGCAGAATTTTGTTGATTTTGTAAAATTTTCCGGAAATCTttcaaaatctcatgtattttaaatatatttcaaaagattaaaatgAACCAGTaaattcatcaaaatctatcaatctttcaaataaaaaaaatccAACACTATCGGATTTTGATagatattttaaaaatcaaattgATTATTGTTAGATTTCagtaaattttttaaaatctaaattgaatacactcagattttaaaagacttttttaatctctattgaataccatcaaattttaaaaaattatttaaaatctaAACTGAATATTTTTGATTTCAATAATCCAAATaatcttttaaaattttgattaAATACATCTCTTAATTATTTTCATAAGCACGCATCTCAAAAGAGAAAAACAAAATTTATCAGAAAGAGATAAAATTCTAAATTAAGAAAGTTATTGATTATAACGATATAAAGAGCCAACAATTAAACCAACATATGCAAACGAAATTACAACGAAAACGTTAGAGTAAAATGATTGATTACAGTGTCAACAAATAAAAAATGAAGTGATTTAGGTAATTCCACTGGTACACACATGGAGCAACACATACATGATACAACAAAAATCTCAACTgtgtattctggatctgtggaAACCCAATAGAAAAACCAAAGATCTCTCTCCCcactcatctctctctctcccctctgTTCACTTCTTGGATCGGAGGAAGAAAGACAGAGAGACACCAACTACatctctctcctccctctctctctctctcctccgTTTACTTCTCGGATCGGAGGAAGGAAGAAAGAGAGAGACACCAagttcatctctctctctctcttcctccTCCGTTTACTTCTCGGATCGGaggaagaaagaaagaaagagagagacaCCAACTAAAACTTCAACTACACAAACAAAAAGAACAAATAAAAATGAAGACCAGaacattaaaaataataatactcctcttcttcatcaacaCAATCACTCTTTTTCTCTACTTCTCATCTCACCCAGACTACTTAAAACACCACTCTCCTAACTCTCCTCCTCCACCTCCTCAACCTCTTCATCATTTCTTGGGCTTTTCTCAGCCCAATTCATTCTCCAAGCCCTGGCCCATTCTCCCCTCTTATCTCCCCTGGTCTCAAAACCCTAATGTCAAATTCGGATCATGTGAAGCTTATTTCGGTAATGGCTTCACTCGCCCTCTCTATCTCCTCAACTCTTCTTCACCGTTTTCGCCTTCCGGTTCGGGCTGGTTTCGATGTTATAAGAGTGATACTTTGTTGAGTTCTGTTTGTGAAGCTTCGATTATTAGGATGAATGTTGATAAGATTAATATGTCTCATGGTGGTGAGGCGTTGGAGAGTGTGATTGGCAGAGAGGAGGATGATGAGTTGCCGGTTTTTGAGGCTGGAGCTTTCGATATTCGGGTTGAAGATGAGAAAAAGTTTGGGGAGAAGCTTGTTACTCCACATTTGCTTGGCCGTGTTTATCCGCACGGGGAGGTTATTAGGCATACATTGCGGGATTTGATCAAGTCGATTGTGTTGGTCCCGAGAAGCGAGTTTAAGTGCTCCGAGGTAATCAAGATTGTCTCTTTGTATGCTTGCATTTTAGTTTTGTTTGATTGTATAGTATAGTTTAATAATTAATAGTAAAGTAATCAAGATTGCGTCTTTTGCTGCATTTATGAATTTGTCTTGTTATTGTTTGGTTCACTAGTATTTAATGCCAgtataacttgtaggttaagagAATTAGGATAAGAAAGCAACTTTAGTTTTTACTTATTATGCTGAATAAGCTTAGCAATGGATCAGTATTCTTAGTGATATATAGAGTTCAGCATTAGAATCGATGCATGCCTTTGCGATGGTTCGGGTTGGTTGAGGTTTATTATCATTGGATTCGGAAAGTGAAGGCGCAAAGactttaaaaaaaaaattaagtgaATATTTATTGCTATCATGCTATGATATGCCCTTCTAATCTCCACAAGTGTAACCTTTTTTGTTTTGAACAATTTCAAAAGTTTAAATATTCACACGCACACGGTATAATTGCATTGAGGAATCCACTAGAATAAGCCTTGCAGATAGCTGTCACTTGAGGGGTTTCTGTAGAAGTTGGATTTTTTGATTTCTTGGAGGCGTGCTCAAGAATTTTGTTTGTACTAATGTCCATCATTTAGTCGTTGAAGATAGATATATAACTACATTATACATACAATCCCACGTGCTTATAGGCTACTAGGGATTTTGGAAGGAATGTTGTGGGCTTTGGCAGGAGAAACGCACTTCCATTCAAATTCTATGTCAAAACAAGAATGCTATTGGTTATTATGTATAAATTATCAAATAAACAAGTGAAAGTGTCACAAAACCTTTTAAGAAAGTAAATATAAACTCATGTGAATAAGTGCAGATTAGACTTTCTTGTTTTTCAGTATTACACCATAAATAGTCATCACTTATTGTTACGACACTTCTAACTTCTAATATTAAGAAATAATATGGAATACCAATGTCGTGAAAGTCTTATCCATGATTTACCATGCAATAAATGACTACAGATGTATCTTTTAACTTACAGTTGTGTGTTAAAGTTCTTGACTTTAAAGTATCTTCTTCAGTGGGTTGACGAACCAACACTTTTGGTTACACGCTTTGAGTATGCAAATCTGTTTCATACAGTTACAGATTGGTATGCTGCATATGTGGCTTCTAGAGTAACCGGCTTGCCAAATCGGCCTCATCTGGTGTTCGTAGATGGTCACTGCATGGTATGTATGCTCGGCTTCACCTCATTGCTGTATTTCTCTAGATTGTAATTCTTCTTGTTGGTGTCATGATAATTGTGCGCTTGCAAATTCATAATGTGCTATCTTTCAGTTATTAATATTCCATGTCTTTCAGTTATTAGGCTGAGGCACACATTAGCTTTTGCTTTTCAAATTGTTCAAAATTTTTATGTCCTAATGTCTTTAAAGAAGAAAGGTATATTTTGATGTATATTTAAGTGACTGCAACAAACTTGTGGATATTTTAAGTGCTTGTGTGCTTGTCTACTTACCTGGTTAATTTAACCATTATGCAGCATAGAATTATCTTCTTAATGTCTTGGCAATGTTCCAGGCACCCTTAGAAGAAACATGGAGAGCAATGTTCTCGAGCCTAAGATATGCTAAAAATTTTAGTGGACCTGTTTGTTTTCGCCATGCTATCCTATCACCTATAGGATATGAAACTGTCTTATTTAAAGGGCTGACTGAAGATGTAGACTGCCATGGAGCTTCTGCTCATGATCTGTGGCAACAACCTGATGACCGGAGAACAGCTCGCATATCTGAGTTTGGCGAGATGATAAGAGCTTCATTTGGATTTCCAGTGGATAGGCACCAAACTTTGAAGCCCGACGCAGGTCTAAATGTTCTGTTTGTTCGGCGTGAGGATTACTTGGCTCATCCACGCCATGCTGGTAAGGTTCAATCAAGGCTCAGCAATGAACAACAGCTTTTTGATTCTTTAAAGATCTGGGCATCAGAACATGTAGATTGCAAAATTAATTTAGTCAACGGAATATTTGCCCATATGCACATGAAAGAGCAGGTGCGAGCAATTCAAGATGCCTCGGTCATTATTGGGGCTCATGGAGCAGGTCTCACTCATATAGTGTCAGCCTCCCCAAAAGCAGTTATTGTAGAGATCGTTGCTGCTGAATTTATGCGCCCGCATTTCGCACTTATTGCAAAATGGAAAGGGTTAGAGTACCATCCTATATTCTTAAAGGACTCTTATGTTAAACCTTTAGTTGTCAAACAGAAACTCGATGGCATCTTAAAAAGCCTTGGATGCTAAAATAGATTTGTTGGTTTAGATGAGATACAGTTAACCCTGGATTGCTGGCAAGTAGGGTGATGGGAGGAAAGACCGGGTGTTCAAAATTTGACAATGAAATTGTCGTGTGCTCAAATTTGCAAGGATTCTACGAGGTCTGCGCCGCAATTGCTTTTGGCGTACATCGACAGGTTACTCTTTCCTGTTATGCACATCATCCGTTTGGTTGTTAAAAGTGTGGTACAAACCGTTTTTTTTTGGTGCCGAGTTCTAAAGTTGGGTGGTCTAGACGGGGTTATATTATGGGAGAGGATTTAGTGTTGGTCTTCAGAATTCGGGAACATGGACGTTTTTCACCAAGTTGCAGGGTAAAATATTTAACAAGTTGGAGCGACTTTTTCTTTGAAGACCATTGTGATTGTAACTGAAGGTTTATAACAGTTGAGGGGTTGCTGCTGATCCTGGGCTCTTGATTTGTCGGGAATTCAGAAACTAGTAATTACCATACCACACGTATTGTATGTTATGTTATAGAATAtacattttaattttttttaataatttacttgctgaaattacttaattacttaattacccttacttaattgtTCTAATTTTAATTATTGGGTTGATCATTTGAAGTCAACTTACTCTATTATTTTACCAATTTGAATCCTATTTTATATCAAATTCTGTATcactataatttatattaaatttaacttcttctaccaatttaaattttaattcatatcgagttttatatcattctaatttgttacttcacactaaattaaatttaaacaaactaaatataattcttaaaatttagttgatatataatgtgactcgggttaagataaaataataatactatcaatcctgctaaaaaaattatacaaatgaacttggataaacaaaataatatattttatttatccaagataaaaaaatatattatacaattgattcacactaacacaaaactaaaataaaaatacaattcgatcAACAAAagtaaaataatatatactaattattcagtctaaaacaaaattatcttattgatccacacttaaaaaaattaaaaataaattaaaaataattagtttgatttgacCGGTGTATTGGGCATctggctaaaataaaataatataaaccaatgatacgagataaatcaaattaacaTTAGATTAAGTATAATTTGTATCATATTGATGTGAATTAAAAATCAAATTtcaattaaaacataaatattatttttttaaaaatacacattaaattatcaataaaactatatcgttcaatcagtaatattgtctttttaaaatatcttttatagaattactattaatcgattaagtaatcaacatgctaaaataatattttttaaggtcccaacataatgaagacattatatttttattctcAACAAAATAATAATTTAGTTATAATAACATTTCACTCCTTACCAATGTTATCACTTTTAATAAGTATAAATTttctaaaaagttatgaacatatacgtctactaatataattattatgaaatcatatcatttaaaattttaaatgaacaaaattaaaattgaattcaatttttttaaaaaaatatatataatattaaaaaaaatctgtACGATCcatgcatcgcacgggttttaagtTGGTATATATAATAGAGTAAATAAGGGGTTGTATGAGACAATTTAATCATGTTAAAATTACTAAATTGCCCCTCATAATTGTAtgttaataattatatttatttaatatgcATGTATTAAGTATTATGTCTCATTATTACGTACATTTATTACTACTTGATTATCTAATATTAACAAGTTATAATTATATGAATAAATTAAATACattttaagaagaaaaaaaaagaataagatgttagatatatttgataatgtcatggctaatatgttttatgtttagctttcagatcttatttgaacaggataaatcagtacttaactgttgatcagtacttatactggaagtcaggacttaaggatatcagtacttatgttatcaggagataatcatcagaagatagatatcagaacttaagtgctgaaggacaatcagataaggacagtagctgattaaaggaaagaagatcaagataaacataagaagagatatgcatgaagaaggaattccgtgaagaatggaatacttggaagaaaagatatctgattgatatattttaggaagcagaatcatattccatatcaattagcgattatcttgtaactgtgtagtatataaacacatatatagggtttacactataagtgttatcattattagagaagattattcattgtaaccctagcagctctcgtgatatttgttcatcactgagaggtaacagtttcatactgtaacagagtttattgtttcaataaagtttgttttctgttacttaagttcttaaagttcgatttgagtgtactatacactgtattcaccccctctacagtgtgtgtgtgacctaacaattggtatcagagcctatctgttaacatatatacagttaaagatccaaacacaatcatgtcggacacagaaactccaactaagcctaccaaaactgaggaaccaccaaagacacaaattcagagtcggtatgagaccatcagtgttcccatactgagaccatctgaatatcccatatggaaggtaaggatgaccatgttcctggaagcaacagatccagaatacttgatagaatcaaggaaggccctcacaaaccaaccaaactcgctgttgcagttgcaggtgaagcagcaaagaccgtaccaaatgagaagagtgattatactgctgaagacatagcatcaattactaaggatgctaaggtacgacacttactgcatagtgccattgataatgtaatgtcaaacagggtaatcaactgcaagactgctaaggagatatgggatgctctggaaacaaggtgtcagggaactgacacaattaagaagaacaggaagacaatattcactcaagagtatgaacactttgactcaaagactaatgagtcattgaatgatttatatgatagatttgtcaaacttttgaatgatttgtcattggttgataaagagtatgatattgaagattcaaaccttaagttcctgttagctcttcctgaatgttgggatttgaaggcaacgacaataagagacaactacaatcttgatgaaacaactcttgacgaaatctatggaatgctcaagactcatgagctggagatggaacaaagaagcaagaggaaaggaggaaagtcaaggacagttgctcttaaggctgaagaagaattccccaaagcagcttcctcaaagaaagacaagggtaaagctcttttcataaagtctgatactgagtcatcaagttctgagagtgatgatgactcagattctgaaagcttgcctgagactgatgctgatgaggagatgatgaagctgtgtgctcttatggtgaaaggaatcacaaagattgcatacaggaagttcaggaagggaaagaagttttccagaaaaggcataagttctgataagaagaatttcagaagatctgaaggcagaggaggaaagtctgacagaggagattacaccaatgttaaatgctataactgtggtgagaaagaccacatatctcctgactgcaagaaggtaaagggtgacaaaggcaaggctcttgtcacaaagcagaaaagctggacagacacctcagactctgaaagtgaggaaaactatgcattgatggcaaatgctgataaagaaagtactgagagcagttctgaagctgctgaaacaaaggtacctcagactacttatgcttttcatactgatgatattaatgagttgagaagatatcttaaaaccatgtttgttagctatagagatcaaactttaacatgtgaaagattaacttctgagaatcttgcatttaagaaaagaaatgatttcttagaaaaagagttagtcattttccatcaaactcagaaggatagagatgatgctttttatgttaggaatgaagtgctaaaattaaatgaatctctaaaaactgagttagaaaaggaaagagagattatcaggacttggactaactctggcaaaacaactcaaaatttgctaagtagtggaaactggaaagagggcttaggttatggagaagataagaaagataaaggaactgaagaaattaagtctgttgataagtaaaagccaaagttaaaacctgttaagtttataactgtaaagtctgaaaatgaaaaatcagaagttacaaaggaatcaacttctgacaaactaaaacaggaaaagacagctgaagtgaacataggcttaatgacaaagaagcagcttaagcataagctgaaagatgtcaagaatgcaaacaaggtaaaatcacctaggaaaaacaggaatggaaaggaaggtgtgaataaaataaatgattataaacctgttcctgatgctcctaggaaaatatgtcat
It contains:
- the LOC141721345 gene encoding beta-1,2-xylosyltransferase — its product is MKTRTLKIIILLFFINTITLFLYFSSHPDYLKHHSPNSPPPPPQPLHHFLGFSQPNSFSKPWPILPSYLPWSQNPNVKFGSCEAYFGNGFTRPLYLLNSSSPFSPSGSGWFRCYKSDTLLSSVCEASIIRMNVDKINMSHGGEALESVIGREEDDELPVFEAGAFDIRVEDEKKFGEKLVTPHLLGRVYPHGEVIRHTLRDLIKSIVLVPRSEFKCSEWVDEPTLLVTRFEYANLFHTVTDWYAAYVASRVTGLPNRPHLVFVDGHCMAPLEETWRAMFSSLRYAKNFSGPVCFRHAILSPIGYETVLFKGLTEDVDCHGASAHDLWQQPDDRRTARISEFGEMIRASFGFPVDRHQTLKPDAGLNVLFVRREDYLAHPRHAGKVQSRLSNEQQLFDSLKIWASEHVDCKINLVNGIFAHMHMKEQVRAIQDASVIIGAHGAGLTHIVSASPKAVIVEIVAAEFMRPHFALIAKWKGLEYHPIFLKDSYVKPLVVKQKLDGILKSLGC